The Chelonia mydas isolate rCheMyd1 chromosome 1, rCheMyd1.pri.v2, whole genome shotgun sequence nucleotide sequence actttgccacctcactgtttacccctttctccagatcgttTCTGAATAAGTTGAATGGGATTGGTCCCAGGACTAACCCttagggaacaccactagttacccttctccattctgaaaatttaccatttattgctaccctttgttccccatcttttaaccaggtctcaatccatgaaagcaacttccctcttatcccatgacaacttaatttacgtaagagcctttggtcagggacctcgtcaaaggctttctggaaatctaagtacactgtgtccactggatcccccttgtccacatgtttgttgaccccttcaaagaactcgaAGAGATTAGTAAGGAacaatttccctttacagaagccacgTTGACTTTtacccaacaatttatgttcttttctgtgtctgacaattttattctttattattgtttcaactaatttgcccagtacagAAGTTAgatttactggtctgtaattgcctggatcacctctagagccctttttaaatattggctttacattagctatcttccagtcattgggtacagaagctgatttaaaggacaggttacaaaccatagttaatagttctgcaatttcacactggagttctttcagaagtcttgggtgatgccatctggtcccggtaaCTTGTTACTGTTacgtttctcaattaattccaaaacctcctctaatgacacttcaatctgttacaattcctcagatttgtcacctgcaaaggacggctcaggtttgggaatctccctcacatcctcagccatgaagacagaagcaaagaattcatttagtttctccacaatgactttattgtctttaagtgctccttttgtatctcaattgtccaggggccccactggttggtcagcaggcttcttgcttctgaagtacttaaaaaacatattgttattaccttttgagttttgggctagctgttcttcaatcTCCTTTTTGGCTTGTctcattacatttttacacttaatttggcagtgtttatgctcctttctatttacctcactaggatttgacttccactttttaatagatgcctttttatctctcaacgcttcttttacatggttgttacaAAGAACCATTTTATTTCTGTCACTCTTTTCTGCaacctctccagtttttcaagatcctttttgaaaatgtctgGATAATTTTCCTCAACTTTGGGGAATTAACCATTTTGTAGCATTAAATGTCAATAGATATTACTGGTTGGGAACTGTTCTCTGTCCATGTGAATGTAATCAGttccattctttatttttctctcctctatCATATGCCACCTTCTTTGTCTCTTCCCCAAACTCAACTGTTACAGACTTTTCAATATCTCCGCATATGACAACCTCCCTCATTCTCATAGCGTGTCTCGGAAACCCCCTTTAAAATACTACATCCTTTAGAGAGATTGGGTGACCAAAACTGAGTGCATAACCAGAACAGGTTATTCTCCATCCAATTCCTTAGTTATCTGAATATTGTCTTTGTTTTGGCCAGTGCTGCAAATGGACAGGTGTGTCCATGGACCTGCTATCAATGACGCTCAGGTCCTTTCCCTGAGGTCTGTTCTAGTTTGAATGTTTCCCATGGCATGTGTTTTGGcaaaggtttgatttttttccactctCAGATTTTGAGCAACAGGGTGATGTCGAACTCCCAACAGCATGGACTTCCTAACTGGCTTTCATTTGATTAAGGAACAATGATGGATAATCAGTATTCATACttgtgtttcctgctggtgcctCTTAAGGTTTCCCACACCATGACGTGTAGGAATTATTGAAATGTGGAGCACCATGAAATATGGAATTGACATTAGTAAGGTCAGTTGTTAATAATTCATTTATCTGAATAATGAATATGTCATGTATCAGTGTGTGAAGAGTGACCAATCTGCTTCACCCATGAGAACAGCCCCCAGTAGTGCATGTAGCGTCTAATATTAACACTGCCTTTCTGTCTAGGCTTTTGTACTCCGACCCTCACCATACACCCTGGAAACATAGAGGAAGTCAGGGGGAACATATGTTACATGCAGGAGACACCATTCTGCCTTACATTCGGACACCTTCTTCTCTACTCCATGTCTGATTCCAACACAACCGATTTCACcagcccctccaccttcatcctgatgggcattcctggcctggaggcggcccacgtctggatctccatccccttctgtgtGATCTATGCCTtagccatcttggggaacttcaccatcctgttgATTGTGAAGATAGAGCcgagcctccatgggcccatgtactatttcctctgcatgctggccgtCACTGACCTGGTCCTGTCCACATCCACCgtgcccaaaatgctgagcatcttctggttcaattccagggagattgATTttagtgcctgcctcacccagatgtacttcattcactgcttctcagcgatggagtctgggatcttcgtggccatggcttttgatcgctaTGTAGCCATCTgtgatcccctgagacattccatcATCCTGACAGACTCCCTGGTGTCCAAGATCggcctggccgtggtgctgcgTGGCAGCATACTTGTACTACCTTTTCCCTTCCTGGTGAGGCAGTGGCCATATTGTAGAACCACAATCATCCCCCACTCGTACTGTGAGCACATGGCCGTGGTGAAGCTGGCCGGTGCCGATATCCGGGTCAGTAGTTACTACAGCCTCTCTGTGGCATTCTGTTTGATCGGTCTGGATGTTTTTTTTATCACCGTGTCATAtatccagatcctcagggccatcttcagacTCCCCAGAAGGGATGCCCGActcaagacttttgggacctgcagctcccacctctgtgtcatTTTGGCTTTTTACATCCCcgctctcttctccttcctcacacACCGGTTTGGCCAGAATGTGGCCCTGCATTTCCACATTCTTATTGCCAACGCCTACCTGCTCGTGCCCCCCGTTCTACaccccatcatctatggggtgaggaccaaacagatctGGGACAGGCTGCTCCGGCTATTTACTCA carries:
- the LOC102947268 gene encoding olfactory receptor 52R1-like isoform X1, encoding MSDSNTTDFTSPSTFILMGIPGLEAAHVWISIPFCVIYALAILGNFTILLIVKIEPSLHGPMYYFLCMLAVTDLVLSTSTVPKMLSIFWFNSREIDFSACLTQMYFIHCFSAMESGIFVAMAFDRYVAICDPLRHSIILTDSLVSKIGLAVVLRGSILVLPFPFLVRQWPYCRTTIIPHSYCEHMAVVKLAGADIRVSSYYSLSVAFCLIGLDVFFITVSYIQILRAIFRLPRRDARLKTFGTCSSHLCVILAFYIPALFSFLTHRFGQNVALHFHILIANAYLLVPPVLHPIIYGVRTKQIWDRLLRDFQASKLTNTAGNLIYRL
- the LOC102947268 gene encoding olfactory receptor 52R1-like isoform X2, which encodes MPSGPGNLLLPSTFILMGIPGLEAAHVWISIPFCVIYALAILGNFTILLIVKIEPSLHGPMYYFLCMLAVTDLVLSTSTVPKMLSIFWFNSREIDFSACLTQMYFIHCFSAMESGIFVAMAFDRYVAICDPLRHSIILTDSLVSKIGLAVVLRGSILVLPFPFLVRQWPYCRTTIIPHSYCEHMAVVKLAGADIRVSSYYSLSVAFCLIGLDVFFITVSYIQILRAIFRLPRRDARLKTFGTCSSHLCVILAFYIPALFSFLTHRFGQNVALHFHILIANAYLLVPPVLHPIIYGVRTKQIWDRLLRLFTHKGT
- the LOC102947268 gene encoding olfactory receptor 52R1-like isoform X3; this translates as MQETPFCLTFGHLLLYSMSDSNTTDFTSPSTFILMGIPGLEAAHVWISIPFCVIYALAILGNFTILLIVKIEPSLHGPMYYFLCMLAVTDLVLSTSTVPKMLSIFWFNSREIDFSACLTQMYFIHCFSAMESGIFVAMAFDRYVAICDPLRHSIILTDSLVSKIGLAVVLRGSILVLPFPFLVRQWPYCRTTIIPHSYCEHMAVVKLAGADIRVSSYYSLSVAFCLIGLDVFFITVSYIQILRAIFRLPRRDARLKTFGTCSSHLCVILAFYIPALFSFLTHRFGQNVALHFHILIANAYLLVPPVLHPIIYGVRTKQIWDRLLRLFTHKGT